The following are encoded together in the Tatumella ptyseos genome:
- a CDS encoding PDR/VanB family oxidoreductase translates to MEQLSVIVESLCLQGTGNLAVSFVPDSPNTLLPEWQAGAHIDVHLAPGLIRQYSLTGSSNDRRRYEICVAHDAASRGGSRYVHQQLRPGDRVTLSTPRNLFALQPAKRVLLIAAGIGITPLYAMALTLEQQGVAFTLHYYCRHAPQAAYQSVLAAPWQHGECHLWLSEEGNSPRQHLAPELMEPESDTLIYLCGPEAFMQHQREAALARGWSAEVIYTEAFKPAVATRESGDDDTFIITLASTGQQWPVSADQTIAQVLLEQGVSVPLSCEMGMCGACLTNVISGEVDHRDTVQSEQEKGGSQQQIALCCSRSRSEVLVLDL, encoded by the coding sequence ATGGAACAATTATCGGTCATTGTAGAGAGTCTGTGCTTACAGGGAACGGGGAATTTAGCCGTTAGTTTTGTGCCAGACTCACCGAATACCTTATTACCTGAGTGGCAGGCGGGGGCACATATTGATGTGCACCTAGCCCCTGGACTGATACGCCAATATTCACTGACCGGATCGTCAAACGACCGCAGACGTTACGAGATCTGTGTGGCGCATGACGCGGCCTCGCGGGGAGGATCGCGTTATGTGCATCAACAATTGCGCCCAGGCGATCGAGTGACCCTCTCAACGCCACGTAACCTCTTCGCCCTACAGCCCGCTAAACGTGTGTTATTAATTGCTGCGGGGATTGGTATTACGCCTCTCTATGCCATGGCATTAACGTTAGAACAGCAAGGGGTAGCCTTCACTTTGCACTATTACTGTCGCCATGCACCACAAGCGGCTTACCAGTCTGTATTAGCCGCACCTTGGCAACATGGCGAATGCCATTTGTGGTTGAGTGAAGAAGGTAACAGCCCTCGCCAGCATCTGGCGCCAGAATTGATGGAACCCGAGTCAGACACCTTAATTTATCTCTGTGGCCCCGAAGCCTTTATGCAGCATCAACGTGAGGCTGCACTGGCAAGGGGCTGGAGTGCGGAGGTAATTTATACCGAAGCCTTTAAACCGGCAGTGGCTACTCGCGAGAGCGGAGATGACGACACCTTTATTATTACCTTAGCCTCCACTGGCCAACAGTGGCCAGTGAGCGCAGATCAAACCATCGCGCAAGTTTTGCTCGAGCAGGGTGTCTCTGTACCGCTTTCTTGTGAAATGGGGATGTGTGGCGCATGCTTAACCAATGTTATTTCGGGAGAGGTTGATCACCGTGATACGGTGCAAAGTGAGCAAGAGAAGGGTGGCTCACAACAGCAAATTGCCCTGTGTTGTTCGCGCAGTCGTAGTGAAGTATTAGTGTTAGACTTGTGA